Proteins encoded within one genomic window of Neodiprion fabricii isolate iyNeoFabr1 chromosome 6, iyNeoFabr1.1, whole genome shotgun sequence:
- the LOC124184764 gene encoding synaptotagmin-10-like isoform X2 encodes MALVLLAAASFQCSATWRWLMGVSGQNNDEDADGDIGHQNAIRISHSLPDLQSEPITHEYVQEQKENKKVLRQTTLPIVPMRHQTFQRQLSHRLDLPNIKFSICSLENRSDSSLGLLKPELYKKDLTRQASTESSSTVEMEYSGKLHFALRYDKEFEGLVVKVLEARELPIKDVTGSSDPYVKVYLLPDRKKKFQTKVHRKNLNPIFNETFIFSVPYDDLRERYLQFSVYDFDRFSKHDLIGQVVLRDLLDCTDLEHEIEYTMDIFCALQEKVDRGELMLSLCYLPTAGRLTLTVIKGRNLKAMDITGSSDPYVKVYLLCQGKRIKKKKTTVKKKTLCPVYNEALVFDVPSENVEEVSLVVKVLDYDRIGPNELMGCTAIGASFIGIGRDHWLEMLDNPRKPVAQWYPLHETVAGHIPAVTSEPLPVSLSCLNSR; translated from the exons ATGGCACTGGTTCTCCTCGCTGCGGCAAGTTTTCAGTGTTCAGCTACCTGGCGTTGGCTGATGGGTGTCTCAGGTCAGAACAACGATGAAGACGCCGACGGCGACATCGGGCACCAGAATGCCATCCGGATCAGCCATTCGCTGCCGGATCTTCAGTCCGAGCCAATCACTCACGAATACGTTCAAGAGcagaaggaaaacaaaaag GTCCTGCGGCAAACGACCCTGCCGATCGTTCCCATGCGCCATCAAACCTTCCAGCGGCAGTTATCCCATCGGCTGGATTTACCCAACATCAAGTTCAGCATTTGTAGTCTCGAAAACCGCAGCGACTCCAGTCTCGGATTGCTCAAG CCCGAGTTGTACAAAAAGGATCTAACGCGGCAGGCGAGCACCGAAAGTTCGAGTACCGTTGAAATGGAGTACTCTGGTAAACTTCACTTCGCGTTGCGATACGACAAGGAGTTTGAAGGCCTCGTTGTTAAG GTTCTGGAGGCTCGGGAATTGCCAATTAAGGATGTTACTGGGAGCAGCGACCCTTACGTCAAAGTCTACCTCTTGCCGGatagaaagaagaaattccAGACGAAAGTTcatcgtaaaaatttaaatcccATCTTCAACGAAACCTTCATTTTCAG CGTACCTTACGACGATCTTCGCGAGCGTTATCTCCAATTCTCGGTATACGATTTCGACAGATTCTCGAAGCACGATCTAATCGGCCAAGTCGTTCTCAGGGATCTTCTCGACTGCACCGACCTCGAACACGAAATCGAATACACGATGGACATTTTTTGTGCTCTTCAG GAAAAGGTCGACCGAGGTGAACTTATGCTGTCTCTTTGCTACCTACCGACGGCTGGACGATTGACTCTGACAGTGATAAAAGGCCGGAACCTGAAAGCAATGGACATCACAGGTTCCTCGG ATCCTTACGTGAAGGTCTATCTTCTGTGTCAGGGGAAGaggataaagaagaaaaaaactacggttaagaaaaaaactctCTGCCCGGTGTACAACGAGGCCCTCGTCTTCGATGTGCCGTCAGAAAACGTTGAGGAGGTCAGCCTCGTCGTGAAAGTTCTCGATTACGACAG AATTGGCCCCAACGAGCTGATGGGCTGTACCGCAATTGGCGCCAGCTTCATAGGCATCGGTCGTGATCACTGGCTCGAGATGCTCGATAATCCCAGGAAACCTGTGGCTCAGTGGTACCCGCTGCACGAGACAGTCGCTGGACACATACCAGCAGTCACCTCGGAACCGCTTCCCGTCAGTCTAAGCTGCCTAAACAGCAG ATGA
- the LOC124184764 gene encoding synaptotagmin-10-like isoform X1 — MGVVKTASESILEETVIPSEEANHSLQGHAEEWTGSFPYQLLIGVGVGLMALVLLAAASFQCSATWRWLMGVSGQNNDEDADGDIGHQNAIRISHSLPDLQSEPITHEYVQEQKENKKVLRQTTLPIVPMRHQTFQRQLSHRLDLPNIKFSICSLENRSDSSLGLLKPELYKKDLTRQASTESSSTVEMEYSGKLHFALRYDKEFEGLVVKVLEARELPIKDVTGSSDPYVKVYLLPDRKKKFQTKVHRKNLNPIFNETFIFSVPYDDLRERYLQFSVYDFDRFSKHDLIGQVVLRDLLDCTDLEHEIEYTMDIFCALQEKVDRGELMLSLCYLPTAGRLTLTVIKGRNLKAMDITGSSDPYVKVYLLCQGKRIKKKKTTVKKKTLCPVYNEALVFDVPSENVEEVSLVVKVLDYDRIGPNELMGCTAIGASFIGIGRDHWLEMLDNPRKPVAQWYPLHETVAGHIPAVTSEPLPVSLSCLNSR, encoded by the exons AGGAGTGGACTGGCAGCTTCCCTTACCAGTTATTGATAGGTGTTGGGGTTGGACTGATGGCACTGGTTCTCCTCGCTGCGGCAAGTTTTCAGTGTTCAGCTACCTGGCGTTGGCTGATGGGTGTCTCAGGTCAGAACAACGATGAAGACGCCGACGGCGACATCGGGCACCAGAATGCCATCCGGATCAGCCATTCGCTGCCGGATCTTCAGTCCGAGCCAATCACTCACGAATACGTTCAAGAGcagaaggaaaacaaaaag GTCCTGCGGCAAACGACCCTGCCGATCGTTCCCATGCGCCATCAAACCTTCCAGCGGCAGTTATCCCATCGGCTGGATTTACCCAACATCAAGTTCAGCATTTGTAGTCTCGAAAACCGCAGCGACTCCAGTCTCGGATTGCTCAAG CCCGAGTTGTACAAAAAGGATCTAACGCGGCAGGCGAGCACCGAAAGTTCGAGTACCGTTGAAATGGAGTACTCTGGTAAACTTCACTTCGCGTTGCGATACGACAAGGAGTTTGAAGGCCTCGTTGTTAAG GTTCTGGAGGCTCGGGAATTGCCAATTAAGGATGTTACTGGGAGCAGCGACCCTTACGTCAAAGTCTACCTCTTGCCGGatagaaagaagaaattccAGACGAAAGTTcatcgtaaaaatttaaatcccATCTTCAACGAAACCTTCATTTTCAG CGTACCTTACGACGATCTTCGCGAGCGTTATCTCCAATTCTCGGTATACGATTTCGACAGATTCTCGAAGCACGATCTAATCGGCCAAGTCGTTCTCAGGGATCTTCTCGACTGCACCGACCTCGAACACGAAATCGAATACACGATGGACATTTTTTGTGCTCTTCAG GAAAAGGTCGACCGAGGTGAACTTATGCTGTCTCTTTGCTACCTACCGACGGCTGGACGATTGACTCTGACAGTGATAAAAGGCCGGAACCTGAAAGCAATGGACATCACAGGTTCCTCGG ATCCTTACGTGAAGGTCTATCTTCTGTGTCAGGGGAAGaggataaagaagaaaaaaactacggttaagaaaaaaactctCTGCCCGGTGTACAACGAGGCCCTCGTCTTCGATGTGCCGTCAGAAAACGTTGAGGAGGTCAGCCTCGTCGTGAAAGTTCTCGATTACGACAG AATTGGCCCCAACGAGCTGATGGGCTGTACCGCAATTGGCGCCAGCTTCATAGGCATCGGTCGTGATCACTGGCTCGAGATGCTCGATAATCCCAGGAAACCTGTGGCTCAGTGGTACCCGCTGCACGAGACAGTCGCTGGACACATACCAGCAGTCACCTCGGAACCGCTTCCCGTCAGTCTAAGCTGCCTAAACAGCAG ATGA